A region of Thermococcus argininiproducens DNA encodes the following proteins:
- a CDS encoding UDP-N-acetylglucosamine 3-dehydrogenase: protein MLRVGVIGVGNMGYHHARVYSELAREGKVKLVGVADANFERAREVAKQFNTKPFADYRELAKEELDAVSIAVPTSLHKQVALEFIENGVSVLVEKPIAESIENAQEIIKAAEENKVTLMVGHIERFNPSVLKLKESIQEGLLGEVVSISAKRVGPMAIRIRDVGIIIDLGVHDIDVISFLFDDRVRKVYARAGSVKHPAGVEDHALIMLGFSNGKSGIVETNWLTPHKTRTLTAVGTEGIAYLDYIKQRLVIYNDEWEREAKVNRREPLRNEIEHFIDCVTNDNTPLIPGEDGLHTLKVAIKALESAKKDEIVEVD from the coding sequence ATGCTTCGAGTTGGTGTTATTGGCGTTGGAAACATGGGGTATCATCATGCGAGAGTTTATTCTGAACTAGCAAGAGAAGGGAAAGTTAAACTCGTGGGAGTTGCTGATGCAAACTTTGAGCGCGCAAGAGAAGTAGCAAAGCAGTTCAATACTAAGCCCTTTGCCGATTATAGAGAGCTTGCTAAAGAGGAGTTGGATGCAGTAAGCATTGCAGTTCCTACTTCTCTTCACAAGCAGGTTGCTTTAGAGTTCATTGAAAACGGCGTTAGCGTTTTGGTGGAAAAACCCATAGCCGAGAGTATTGAGAATGCTCAAGAGATTATTAAGGCTGCAGAAGAGAATAAAGTCACTTTGATGGTTGGACACATTGAAAGGTTTAATCCTAGTGTTTTAAAGCTGAAAGAGAGCATCCAGGAAGGGCTTTTAGGGGAGGTAGTTTCAATTAGTGCCAAAAGAGTAGGCCCAATGGCAATTAGAATTAGGGATGTTGGGATCATCATTGATTTGGGAGTTCATGACATTGATGTCATCAGTTTTCTATTTGATGACAGAGTGAGGAAAGTGTATGCTCGAGCTGGAAGTGTAAAGCACCCTGCTGGGGTTGAGGATCATGCATTAATAATGCTTGGTTTCTCTAATGGAAAGAGCGGAATTGTTGAAACCAATTGGTTAACCCCACACAAAACAAGAACATTAACAGCTGTTGGGACTGAGGGAATAGCATATCTCGATTATATCAAACAGAGACTTGTAATATACAACGATGAATGGGAAAGAGAAGCGAAGGTAAATAGGAGAGAGCCATTGAGAAATGAGATTGAACATTTCATTGATTGTGTTACTAATGATAACACACCATTAATCCCTGGAGAAGACGGATTGCACACACTAAAAGTTGCAATTAAAGCCTTAGAGAGTGCAAAAAAAGATGAGATTGTGGAGGTTGATTGA
- a CDS encoding DegT/DnrJ/EryC1/StrS family aminotransferase yields MIPIAKPLIGEEEINAVVSVLKSGMLAHGKEVEAFEKEFAHYLGAKHGIAVANGTAALDVALKALKIGPGDEVITTSFTFIASANSILFQGAMPVFADIDPKTFNLDPDEVLEKITDKTKAIVVVHLYGQPADMKSFREIADDYNLYLIEDCAQAHGAEFESQKVGTFGDIAAFSFYPTKNMTTGEGGMVVTNDDELARRVDLIRNHGQIKKYLHEELGYNLRMTNIAAAIGRGQLKKLDEWNSRRIENAKLLTEGIEKIKGLIPPYVDSRVKHVFHQYVIRVEEEFPLSRDELAQELREKDIGTGIHYPMPVHHQPLYQKLGYPRDICPNAIEASKRVLSLPVHSAVSREDIEYIIQTLEELSS; encoded by the coding sequence ATGATACCAATAGCCAAACCTCTAATCGGAGAAGAGGAAATCAACGCTGTTGTTAGTGTCCTCAAAAGTGGAATGCTCGCTCACGGAAAAGAAGTTGAAGCCTTTGAAAAAGAATTTGCTCACTACTTGGGAGCAAAACATGGAATAGCAGTTGCCAACGGAACGGCTGCTCTTGATGTAGCTTTAAAAGCCCTTAAAATAGGTCCCGGCGATGAAGTTATAACCACCTCATTTACGTTCATTGCATCGGCTAATTCAATACTCTTCCAGGGAGCAATGCCAGTTTTTGCTGATATCGATCCAAAAACCTTCAACTTAGATCCGGATGAAGTCCTTGAGAAGATAACAGACAAGACCAAAGCCATAGTAGTTGTTCACCTCTACGGTCAGCCTGCAGATATGAAATCATTTAGAGAGATTGCTGATGATTACAATCTCTATTTAATCGAGGACTGTGCTCAAGCTCATGGCGCTGAGTTTGAAAGCCAAAAAGTTGGGACTTTTGGAGACATTGCCGCATTCAGCTTTTACCCGACCAAGAACATGACCACTGGAGAAGGGGGGATGGTGGTAACTAACGACGATGAATTGGCCAGAAGAGTAGATTTAATAAGAAACCATGGCCAGATTAAGAAGTATTTGCACGAAGAACTTGGCTACAACTTAAGGATGACCAACATTGCTGCGGCCATTGGCAGAGGACAACTTAAAAAACTCGATGAATGGAACTCTAGGAGAATTGAAAATGCTAAACTTTTGACTGAGGGAATAGAAAAAATTAAGGGATTGATTCCGCCCTATGTTGATTCTAGAGTTAAACATGTTTTCCATCAGTATGTAATCAGAGTTGAAGAAGAATTTCCATTGAGTAGAGATGAATTGGCCCAAGAACTTAGAGAAAAAGATATTGGAACAGGAATTCACTACCCCATGCCCGTTCATCACCAACCACTGTATCAAAAGCTTGGTTATCCAAGAGATATCTGTCCAAACGCTATTGAAGCTTCAAAGCGTGTTCTAAGCTTACCAGTGCATTCTGCTGTTAGTAGAGAGGATATTGAGTATATAATTCAAACTCTTGAGGAGCTTTCCTCTTAA
- a CDS encoding acyltransferase, with the protein MNERKYFVHPTAVVEDNTTIGEGTRIWHFAHVRRGAKIGKNCNIGKDVYIDVDVEIGNNVKIQNGVSIYHGVKVEDDVFLGPHMTFTNDLYPRAFNQDWELVPTLVKKGASIGAHATIVCGVTIGEYAMVGAGAVVTKDVPPFGLAYGNPARLKGFVCYCGRKLEEKVSEDENYVIFKCSHCGSEIRVKQEHYKRYLKENKL; encoded by the coding sequence ATGAATGAAAGAAAATATTTCGTGCATCCAACAGCAGTTGTGGAAGATAATACCACCATTGGTGAAGGCACGCGTATCTGGCACTTTGCTCACGTAAGGAGAGGAGCAAAGATAGGGAAGAACTGCAATATTGGAAAAGATGTTTACATTGATGTTGATGTTGAAATAGGCAACAATGTGAAAATTCAAAACGGGGTAAGTATTTATCACGGTGTTAAGGTTGAAGATGATGTTTTTCTCGGCCCGCATATGACCTTCACCAATGATCTATACCCAAGAGCATTTAACCAAGATTGGGAGCTTGTCCCTACACTTGTGAAAAAAGGTGCTTCTATTGGGGCTCATGCCACAATAGTGTGTGGAGTAACGATTGGTGAATACGCAATGGTCGGTGCTGGGGCCGTTGTTACCAAGGATGTTCCACCATTTGGGCTAGCTTATGGTAATCCCGCAAGGTTGAAAGGGTTCGTTTGCTACTGTGGGAGAAAGCTTGAAGAAAAAGTGAGCGAAGATGAAAATTATGTCATCTTTAAATGCTCTCACTGTGGAAGTGAGATTAGAGTCAAACAGGAGCATTATAAAAGATATTTAAAGGAAAATAAGCTTTGA